The segment TACGTTTGGTTTGATACAGAATTTACATCTTTAAATCTGGATGAAGCGCACATGCTTCAGGTTGCAGTGATGATTACCGATTGCAATCTAAAACGGATTACGCCGCCAGTAGAGGATTTAAAATTTTATATCCGCCTGCCGGACGGCCTGCCTGTCAGTGACTGGGTGGAAAAAAACCTGCCGGAGCTTGTGACACAATGCCGGTCACCGGCAGCGCTGCCGGCGGATGAGGTTGACCGGCAATTAACTGCGTATGTTGATCGCTGGTGCGGGACACCGCTTAAAACCATTCAGAAGCGCCCGATTCTGGCCGGCAACAGTGTGCATACAGACTGGATGCTGGCACGGAAATATTTCCCAACGTTTATTAACCGGCTGCATTATCGGCTGCTGGATGTATCGTCATTAAAAATCCAGTGGTTTGATGTTTTCGACGGGAAAGAGTTTGATAAGGAAAACGTGTCTATCGTAAAAAAATATTTTCCGGAAGCTGATCTGAAACGGATGCAGCGGCATGATGCATATTACGATATCATAGCGTCTGCTGCCGAGCTTGCCTACTATCGCAAAAAAATGAACCTCACTGTATAAAGTGAAGTTCATTTCGATCGTCATTCTTTTGATGGATTAATCCCCGCCGCCGTCTCCGAACTCTTCAGCAAAAATCTCTTCTTCTTCCTGAGTTTCTATTTGTTGCCCCATCAAGCAATACCATATGACATATCTGGCATCCGTCAGTTCGAAGTCAGCCGCCGGCAGCGGGACGACATGACGGTCAACTCCTTCAATAAAGCTTCCGTTTGGAGGAATTGCCACCGCCCGGCCATCGCCACCAATCTTATGCGACCATCCTTTAGGAATAGCAACAATACGTTCATCTGTGCCGACAACAGTGTCGCCTTCCGGAGGCACTGCGACGGCACGGCCATCTGTTCCATACACAACCGTCCAATCTTTCGGTACAGGAATATTTCTCTTGTCCGTTCCGCAGATAGTGTCCCCATCCGGGGGAATTGCTAAACCTCTGCCGTCACTTCCAACCTGAAATGTCCATCCCGGCGGAACGGGAATCAGCCGGTTGTCGTTTCCTTTGTCGGTTTTACCGCCCGGCGGAACAGCAACAATTCGTCCGTCTGTTCCCCTTTGAAATTTCCAGTCTTTCGGGATTGAAACAAGGCGCCCGTCAGGACCGCGCTCATCTTTGCCTTTCGGAGCAAGGGCAACTTCGCGGCCATCAGCACCGCGTTTATTTTTCCAGACAGCGGGAGCAGCAAATAAATTGAATGATGATATTGCAATCATGATTGTAAAAAAAATTAACGAACGCTGTCTCATAATCCTCTCCTATGGTTACTTGAGTGACAATATCTACACTAAATCAATACAATTCTGACTGGTGAGTCATATTTTGTAAATAGTAAAATCACATAGAATTATCCTGCATAAAAATTTAATTTTTTCTTAAAATCAGCCAGCCGGCGTCCTTCCATTGGATTCGGCTTTCCGTCAAGCAGTGCATGAATAGCGGCAATCTCGTCGCTGGAAAATTTTGCACCGTTCAGAATATGCCGTTCAAAAGATTCATAAGCCAGCGGACAAACAGCTTTAACAATCACTGCAATTGCACGTGCATATTCCTGAATTTCCCATTGAGAATGATGATCCATCCGCAATTTTAAAAAGTGCAGCATATTTTTTAAATCCATCTGCCAATACCATTCCGTATATAACGAAAGAGGCAGATTGATTCGTGCCAGTTCGCGTGCAATTCCGTCGTTTAAAATTTCGGAATAATTTTTGTAACAGGCTGATTGATCTTGTTCAAGTATTTTAAGAACTTTATCCTGCAGTTCCGGCGGCACAGAATCGTTTTCACGGCCCTGTTTATTGTCGGTGCTTTGCAAGCTGATTTGTTCGCGTGGCGGCAGATAAAATTCATCTGTCATGACACTGTAACGGCCGGAAATTTCATTCAACCGGGCGGTGCGGTGGCGAATCCATTGCCGCGCGACAAAAATTGGCATCTTGCAGTGCAACTCAAAAATAACGTGTTCGAATGGTGATGTGTGTTCATTTCTCAACAGGTAATCAATCAGCCCGGCATCTTCCCTGACTGTTTTAGTGCCTTCACCGTAAGAAACACGGGCTGTTTGAACAATCCGCGCATCACCGCCCATATAATCAACCAGCCTGACGAATCCCTTATCCAGCACTGGAATCTTTTGATCAAGAAGCGCTTCCGCTTCGGGGACAATAATATGTGCCATAAATATAGAACTCCTGATGAAATAATTTGCAGATATTATGTTAAACGAGGAGATGATTCAATATTTATCAGATAAAGGTTGCTTTCGTAAATCATCAAGCGCATCATAGGCGCA is part of the Kiritimatiellales bacterium genome and harbors:
- a CDS encoding exonuclease domain-containing protein, with protein sequence MGKASTAYVWFDTEFTSLNLDEAHMLQVAVMITDCNLKRITPPVEDLKFYIRLPDGLPVSDWVEKNLPELVTQCRSPAALPADEVDRQLTAYVDRWCGTPLKTIQKRPILAGNSVHTDWMLARKYFPTFINRLHYRLLDVSSLKIQWFDVFDGKEFDKENVSIVKKYFPEADLKRMQRHDAYYDIIASAAELAYYRKKMNLTV
- the thyX gene encoding FAD-dependent thymidylate synthase, producing the protein MAHIIVPEAEALLDQKIPVLDKGFVRLVDYMGGDARIVQTARVSYGEGTKTVREDAGLIDYLLRNEHTSPFEHVIFELHCKMPIFVARQWIRHRTARLNEISGRYSVMTDEFYLPPREQISLQSTDNKQGRENDSVPPELQDKVLKILEQDQSACYKNYSEILNDGIARELARINLPLSLYTEWYWQMDLKNMLHFLKLRMDHHSQWEIQEYARAIAVIVKAVCPLAYESFERHILNGAKFSSDEIAAIHALLDGKPNPMEGRRLADFKKKLNFYAG